A genomic region of Paenibacillus sp. PL2-23 contains the following coding sequences:
- a CDS encoding amidohydrolase family protein — MKIDAHQHYWTMSRSDYGWITEELPVLYRDYLPQHLEGHLRKHHIDGTILVQAAPTIEETEYLLGLADQWESIFGVVGWLDLFHPEHREQFNRLRQHQKLVGFRIMLQDMPDASAVLEPAFIEALRGYAELDIPVDLLVTADQLGVLCELLDVVPGLRGVIDHIAKPPIGQQAFEPWRSDLERAAGHSNIYCKLSGMVTEADHDTWTPEQLRPYIEHVVRIFGPDRLMFGTDWPVCLLAAGYDEVVEVLEAALPAEWGEQERAKLYGENARTFYKLGE; from the coding sequence ATGAAGATAGATGCCCATCAGCATTACTGGACCATGTCGCGCTCGGATTATGGCTGGATTACAGAGGAGCTCCCGGTGCTGTATCGCGATTATTTGCCCCAGCACCTCGAAGGCCATTTGCGCAAGCACCATATCGACGGAACGATTCTTGTTCAAGCAGCTCCGACAATAGAGGAAACGGAATATCTGCTGGGACTGGCCGACCAATGGGAATCGATATTCGGCGTTGTCGGCTGGCTCGACCTGTTCCATCCCGAGCACCGGGAGCAGTTCAATAGGCTTCGGCAGCATCAGAAGCTGGTAGGCTTTCGCATCATGCTTCAGGATATGCCCGATGCCAGCGCTGTTCTGGAGCCGGCCTTCATTGAGGCGCTTCGCGGCTATGCAGAGCTGGACATTCCCGTTGACTTGCTCGTGACAGCGGATCAGCTTGGTGTATTGTGTGAGCTGCTTGACGTGGTGCCAGGCCTGCGCGGCGTAATTGACCATATCGCCAAGCCGCCTATTGGGCAGCAAGCCTTCGAGCCATGGCGATCGGACCTGGAGCGGGCAGCCGGGCATTCCAATATCTATTGCAAGCTGTCTGGCATGGTGACGGAGGCGGATCATGATACCTGGACACCAGAGCAGCTTAGGCCTTATATCGAGCATGTGGTGCGTATATTTGGTCCAGATCGATTAATGTTCGGAACGGATTGGCCGGTTTGCTTGCTTGCCGCAGGCTATGATGAAGTGGTGGAGGTTCTGGAAGCGGCATTGCCGGCGGAATGGGGCGAGCAGGAGCGGGCTAAGCTGTATGGAGAAAACGCCAGAACATTTTACAAATTAGGGGAGTGA
- a CDS encoding AraC family transcriptional regulator encodes MAPIRKPFRLDPSFPLEVVYRGVRYSDNELPDHVHDLFELVYIHEGRGTFFIHDTVYDKEAGDLFLIPGNTVHRAFPSADEPVVSTAVFFAPALLQSSYASDHYNPLQSFDTARKKKQYKISLPEHVKERIEAAIHAMVNELATQEAGYQQAIALHLQQLLLQLFRLPATRNSANAATGIAPLWMLAALREINRDPVQCGSLASISARANVSPGHFSRVFKELTGMNVTEYVNTQKLIRAKEQLLASDDTIEAIAISCGFQGMRHFYQNFKRLTGVTPRQYRVLHHAAT; translated from the coding sequence ATGGCGCCTATTCGCAAGCCGTTTCGGCTGGATCCCTCATTTCCATTGGAGGTGGTGTACCGAGGCGTTCGCTATTCGGACAACGAGCTGCCCGATCATGTGCACGACCTGTTCGAGTTAGTGTACATTCACGAGGGCAGAGGAACGTTTTTTATCCATGATACCGTATACGACAAAGAAGCCGGGGATCTGTTCCTCATCCCCGGCAATACTGTACATCGCGCCTTCCCGTCCGCTGACGAGCCTGTTGTGTCCACGGCTGTATTTTTTGCGCCTGCTCTCCTGCAGAGCAGCTACGCAAGCGATCATTATAACCCGCTCCAAAGCTTCGATACGGCCCGGAAGAAAAAACAATACAAAATCTCTCTGCCGGAACATGTCAAAGAGAGAATAGAAGCTGCCATTCATGCAATGGTCAACGAGCTGGCAACGCAAGAAGCCGGTTATCAGCAAGCTATAGCCCTGCATCTTCAGCAGCTCCTGCTCCAGCTGTTTCGGCTGCCCGCCACACGTAACAGCGCCAATGCCGCTACCGGCATTGCTCCCCTATGGATGCTGGCAGCCCTTCGCGAGATCAATCGCGATCCCGTTCAATGCGGCAGTCTCGCCTCCATATCGGCCAGAGCTAACGTCAGCCCAGGCCACTTCTCGCGTGTATTTAAGGAACTGACGGGCATGAACGTAACAGAATACGTCAACACCCAAAAACTCATCCGCGCCAAGGAGCAGCTTCTTGCGTCGGATGACACGATTGAAGCCATTGCGATCAGCTGCGGCTTCCAGGGCATGCGGCATTTCTACCAAAACTTCAAACGGTTGACCGGCGTCACGCCGAGACAATATCGAGTGCTTCATCATGCAGCAACCTGA
- a CDS encoding RNA methyltransferase — MYIGSPQNDKVKGWSALLEKKHRDREGKYVIEGVHLILEAFQAEARLIQVVYDAERGVPNELSEAKVQSRHKTEWISASKAVMGKCTGTDTPPPVFAVVRKPELTAEALPSGVRLVVALDGVRDPGNLGTIIRSADAAGADAVVLGKGCVDLYNPKTVRSTMGSLFHLPIVQADLTELLPKVKAGGAKVVGTSLQAHYSCYDYDWKQSTWLVMGGESEGLSTEVRSLVDESVIIPMAGRSESLNVAMATTVLLFEAMRQRL; from the coding sequence TTGTATATAGGTTCTCCGCAGAATGACAAGGTGAAGGGCTGGTCGGCGCTGCTGGAGAAGAAGCATCGGGATCGCGAAGGAAAGTATGTGATCGAGGGCGTTCATCTCATTCTGGAGGCGTTCCAGGCGGAGGCGAGGCTCATTCAGGTCGTGTATGATGCGGAGCGGGGCGTTCCGAACGAGCTGTCGGAGGCCAAGGTACAGAGCCGTCACAAAACGGAATGGATATCCGCCTCCAAGGCAGTGATGGGCAAATGCACGGGTACGGACACGCCGCCGCCGGTGTTCGCAGTCGTCCGCAAGCCGGAGTTGACGGCTGAAGCCTTGCCCTCTGGCGTCCGTCTGGTCGTGGCGCTTGATGGCGTTCGCGATCCAGGCAATCTCGGCACAATTATCCGTTCCGCCGATGCGGCAGGCGCTGATGCGGTTGTGCTGGGCAAGGGCTGCGTCGACCTCTACAATCCCAAGACAGTCCGATCGACGATGGGCTCATTATTCCACTTGCCAATCGTGCAGGCGGACTTGACGGAGCTGCTTCCCAAGGTGAAGGCTGGAGGAGCTAAGGTCGTCGGGACAAGCCTGCAGGCCCATTACAGCTGCTACGACTATGACTGGAAGCAGTCAACGTGGCTTGTGATGGGGGGCGAATCGGAGGGGTTGTCCACGGAGGTTCGCAGCTTGGTCGACGAATCCGTCATCATCCCCATGGCGGGGCGCTCGGAGTCGTTGAACGTTGCGATGGCGACTACGGTGCTGCTGTTCGAGGCGATGCGGCAGCGGCTTTAA
- the sspI gene encoding small acid-soluble spore protein SspI translates to MQTIDLRQAIIQRVEGSSKEELKDVIADSIDSDERALPGLGVLFEMIWKEAGQNEQLYMVDSLYRHLHQEEGSIANPSPS, encoded by the coding sequence TTGCAAACGATCGATCTTAGACAAGCGATTATTCAACGGGTAGAGGGCAGTTCGAAGGAAGAACTGAAGGATGTCATCGCCGATTCCATCGACAGCGACGAGCGGGCATTGCCTGGACTCGGCGTTCTGTTCGAGATGATCTGGAAGGAAGCCGGCCAGAATGAGCAGCTTTATATGGTGGACTCGCTCTACCGCCATCTACATCAGGAGGAAGGCAGCATCGCCAACCCTTCACCCTCATAA
- a CDS encoding GbsR/MarR family transcriptional regulator, producing the protein MDELAGLTEEQRTQLQKTRRRVIESIGKNMDLYGITLSIGHLYGNMYFNQEPVTLDEMSQTMGMSKTSMSTGMRTLHDLKMINKVWGKGSRKDLYEVVPDWHQNFSDFFSIKWRKAVEQNMSALERSLREIEVMKAGSAETEDFLRLLDSDQAKIEDALKYYRWLDRLIDSFETGEIFTFLPKEE; encoded by the coding sequence ATGGACGAGCTGGCAGGATTGACGGAGGAGCAGCGGACGCAGCTTCAGAAGACGAGAAGACGTGTTATTGAATCCATTGGGAAGAACATGGATCTCTATGGGATTACGCTGTCCATAGGACACTTATATGGCAATATGTATTTCAATCAGGAGCCCGTTACGCTGGACGAGATGAGCCAGACGATGGGCATGAGCAAGACTTCGATGAGCACCGGCATGCGGACGCTGCACGACTTGAAGATGATCAACAAGGTGTGGGGGAAGGGCTCTCGGAAGGATCTGTACGAGGTTGTGCCGGACTGGCATCAGAACTTCTCCGATTTCTTCTCCATCAAATGGAGAAAAGCGGTGGAGCAGAATATGAGCGCGCTGGAGCGCAGCCTGCGAGAGATCGAGGTTATGAAAGCGGGAAGTGCAGAGACCGAGGATTTCCTGCGGCTGCTGGATAGCGATCAAGCCAAAATCGAGGATGCTCTGAAGTACTATCGCTGGCTTGACCGTCTGATTGATTCCTTTGAGACAGGCGAGATTTTCACCTTTTTGCCCAAGGAAGAGTAG
- a CDS encoding glycine betaine/L-proline ABC transporter ATP-binding protein: MAIIEAKKLTKIFGHDPKKAIPLLDKGWSKEKIHTETKLTVGVNQASFTIEEGQIFVIMGLSGSGKSTLVRLLNRLIEPTAGQLLFSGQDVMKMSQEELRQFRRRNIGMVFQKFALFPHRTVIQNVEYGLEVQGVDKKKRREMAMQSLELVGLKGWENSYPDQLSGGMQQRVGLARGLANDPDILLMDEAFSALDPLIRKDMQDELLELQTKMKKTIVFITHDLDEALRIGDQIALMKDGSIVQSGSPEEILMQPANKYVERFVEDVDLSKVLTAAHAMDKAETITLDKGPRVALQFMRERGVSSLYVVDKAMKLLGLVSAEDASVAVKDGSKLEDIMQREVPTTMPEAMLHELFELMSSSRLPLAVTDENGRLKGVVIKGAVLAALAGNSGPPLGGDTIESA; this comes from the coding sequence ATGGCCATTATAGAGGCGAAAAAACTAACAAAAATATTCGGCCATGATCCGAAAAAGGCGATCCCTTTATTAGATAAGGGGTGGTCCAAAGAAAAGATTCACACCGAAACGAAGCTGACGGTAGGCGTCAATCAAGCCAGCTTCACCATCGAGGAAGGACAAATCTTCGTCATTATGGGTCTGTCGGGCAGCGGCAAATCTACGCTTGTCAGACTGCTTAACCGGCTGATTGAGCCAACCGCCGGGCAGCTCCTGTTCAGCGGACAGGATGTCATGAAGATGTCGCAGGAGGAGCTCAGACAGTTCCGTCGCCGCAACATTGGCATGGTATTCCAGAAGTTCGCTCTGTTCCCGCACCGCACCGTTATTCAGAATGTGGAATACGGGCTGGAGGTGCAGGGCGTGGACAAGAAGAAGCGTCGCGAGATGGCGATGCAGTCGCTGGAGCTCGTTGGGCTCAAGGGCTGGGAGAACAGCTACCCTGACCAGCTGAGCGGCGGGATGCAGCAGCGTGTCGGATTGGCGCGCGGACTGGCCAATGATCCCGATATTCTGCTGATGGACGAAGCGTTCAGCGCCTTGGACCCGCTCATTCGCAAGGATATGCAGGATGAGCTGCTGGAGCTGCAGACGAAGATGAAGAAGACGATCGTCTTCATCACACACGATCTTGACGAGGCGCTGCGCATTGGCGACCAGATTGCGCTCATGAAGGATGGCAGCATTGTGCAGAGCGGCTCGCCGGAGGAAATCCTCATGCAGCCAGCCAACAAGTACGTAGAACGGTTCGTCGAGGACGTCGATCTGTCCAAGGTTTTGACGGCCGCTCATGCGATGGACAAGGCGGAGACCATTACGCTGGACAAGGGTCCGCGCGTCGCGCTTCAGTTCATGAGAGAACGAGGCGTATCAAGCCTGTACGTAGTTGATAAGGCGATGAAGCTGCTTGGGCTTGTATCGGCGGAAGACGCGTCGGTCGCCGTGAAGGACGGCAGCAAGCTGGAGGACATTATGCAGCGCGAGGTGCCGACAACCATGCCGGAGGCCATGCTGCACGAATTGTTCGAATTAATGAGCAGCTCTCGCCTTCCGCTTGCCGTGACGGACGAGAACGGACGGCTGAAGGGCGTCGTCATCAAAGGCGCTGTACTTGCCGCGCTGGCCGGCAACTCGGGTCCCCCATTAGGAGGTGACACCATTGAATCTGCCTAA
- a CDS encoding proline/glycine betaine ABC transporter permease: MNLPKIPLAEWIEAGEDWLTDNFAPLFDFISLLIGGTVNGIHFVLELLPPLAVILLFSAIAWLIGKWKMGVFTAAGLLLIDNLELWDKTMQTLALVLTAALISIIIGIPLGILCARHNRLRNVITPVLDFMQTMPAFVYLLPAISFFSLGVVPGVISSIIFAIPPTIRLTNLGIRQVPAELVEAADAFGSTPGQKLFKLQLPIAMPTIMAGVNQTIMLSLSMVVIASMVGAQGVGATVYRAVTQVKTGTGFEAGLAIVILAIILDRLTQQITKRSKTQS; this comes from the coding sequence TTGAATCTGCCTAAAATACCGCTCGCAGAATGGATTGAAGCTGGCGAGGACTGGCTGACCGACAATTTCGCGCCGTTGTTCGATTTCATCAGTCTATTGATAGGCGGCACCGTTAACGGCATCCACTTCGTGCTGGAGCTGCTGCCGCCCCTGGCGGTCATCCTTCTGTTCTCCGCAATCGCATGGCTGATCGGCAAATGGAAGATGGGCGTGTTCACTGCTGCCGGCTTGCTGCTGATCGATAATCTTGAGCTATGGGACAAGACGATGCAGACCCTGGCGCTCGTTCTGACGGCAGCTCTGATCTCCATTATTATCGGCATACCGCTGGGCATCCTGTGCGCGCGCCACAACCGTCTGCGCAATGTGATCACTCCGGTGCTCGACTTCATGCAGACGATGCCGGCCTTCGTCTATCTGCTGCCGGCAATATCCTTTTTCAGTCTTGGCGTTGTGCCAGGCGTCATATCGTCCATTATTTTTGCCATACCGCCGACGATTCGCCTGACCAATCTGGGTATCCGTCAAGTACCGGCCGAGCTGGTCGAAGCGGCGGACGCCTTCGGCTCTACGCCGGGGCAGAAGCTGTTCAAGCTGCAGCTGCCGATCGCTATGCCTACCATTATGGCAGGAGTGAACCAGACGATTATGCTTTCCCTGTCGATGGTCGTTATCGCATCGATGGTTGGCGCGCAGGGCGTAGGCGCTACCGTCTATCGAGCCGTGACTCAAGTGAAGACGGGCACAGGCTTCGAGGCTGGCCTTGCCATCGTGATCCTCGCTATCATTTTGGATCGTTTGACTCAGCAGATTACCAAACGCTCCAAAACGCAATCATAA
- a CDS encoding glycine betaine ABC transporter substrate-binding protein translates to MKKFSLYLSAIMILTLLAGCASNNSSNEENNKSDAKKEIKLAYVAWDSEIASTHVVKEVLETKLGYTVEMLQVDAGPMWAGIADGSADAMVAAWLPTTHETYLTENEGKLEDLGPNLIGTKLGLVVPSYMSINSIEDLAGDVGESLKHTITGIEPGAGLMMKTETVFEEYGLKDNWTLLESSSAAMAQALQKAYDNQEPIIVTGWTPHWKFAKMDLKYLEDPKGIYGEDEEIHTIVRTGLKEAQPEAYAFLDTFNWTPDDMAAVMIEIVEGAEPEDAAKAWVEANADKVDAWLKS, encoded by the coding sequence ATGAAGAAGTTTAGTTTGTATCTATCTGCCATTATGATTCTAACCCTGCTCGCGGGCTGCGCGTCGAACAACAGCAGCAACGAAGAGAACAATAAGTCCGACGCCAAAAAGGAAATTAAGCTTGCTTATGTCGCATGGGACTCCGAAATTGCAAGCACACATGTCGTGAAGGAAGTGCTGGAGACGAAGCTGGGTTATACGGTGGAGATGCTTCAGGTTGACGCGGGTCCAATGTGGGCCGGCATCGCCGACGGAAGCGCGGATGCCATGGTTGCCGCTTGGCTGCCGACGACACATGAGACTTATTTGACAGAAAATGAAGGCAAGCTGGAGGATCTGGGTCCGAACCTGATCGGTACAAAGCTTGGTCTAGTTGTTCCGTCTTATATGTCGATTAACAGTATTGAAGACCTGGCTGGCGACGTGGGCGAAAGCTTGAAGCACACCATAACCGGTATCGAGCCGGGCGCCGGTCTTATGATGAAGACAGAAACCGTCTTTGAAGAGTACGGACTGAAGGACAACTGGACACTGCTGGAGAGCTCCTCCGCCGCAATGGCGCAAGCGCTGCAGAAGGCTTATGACAATCAGGAACCCATTATCGTAACGGGCTGGACGCCGCACTGGAAATTCGCGAAGATGGATCTGAAATATCTAGAGGATCCTAAGGGGATCTACGGTGAAGACGAGGAGATTCATACGATTGTCCGCACGGGACTGAAGGAGGCGCAGCCTGAAGCTTATGCCTTCCTTGACACATTCAACTGGACGCCGGACGACATGGCTGCCGTTATGATTGAAATCGTCGAGGGCGCCGAACCTGAGGACGCTGCCAAGGCATGGGTGGAAGCGAATGCCGACAAGGTCGACGCTTGGCTGAAATCTTAA
- the tatC gene encoding twin-arginine translocase subunit TatC, with product MKNPNDQNLIGHLEEMRTRLIRTLISFLVAMAAAFLYVEEIYAWLVRDMEQKLVLLGPSDVIWVYMMIAGVVAIAISLPVAAYQIWKFVTPALPIATKRATLLFIPGISVLFAAGICFGYFILFPMVLHFMNQMASGSFETMYTAQKYFTFMIHMTVPFGLLFEMPAIVMFLTKLGVLNPNRLAKARKLAYFLLVIIAVTITPPDILSDIIVIVPLFLLYEISITISKFVYRHQLREKQELYSSTT from the coding sequence ATGAAAAATCCGAATGATCAAAACTTAATCGGCCATCTGGAGGAAATGCGGACAAGGCTGATTCGAACGCTGATCTCCTTTCTGGTAGCCATGGCGGCGGCGTTCCTGTACGTGGAAGAGATTTACGCGTGGCTGGTGAGGGACATGGAGCAGAAGCTGGTGCTGCTGGGCCCTTCAGACGTCATCTGGGTCTATATGATGATCGCTGGAGTGGTGGCCATCGCCATTTCGCTTCCCGTAGCTGCGTACCAGATTTGGAAGTTTGTTACCCCCGCTCTGCCGATCGCTACGAAGCGGGCTACGCTGCTGTTCATTCCCGGCATCAGCGTCTTGTTTGCAGCCGGCATCTGCTTTGGTTACTTCATCCTATTCCCGATGGTGCTGCATTTCATGAATCAGATGGCGTCGGGTTCCTTTGAAACGATGTATACGGCGCAAAAATATTTTACATTTATGATTCATATGACTGTACCGTTTGGCCTGCTGTTCGAAATGCCGGCAATCGTAATGTTCTTGACGAAGCTGGGGGTGCTTAATCCAAATCGTCTGGCCAAGGCGCGCAAGCTTGCTTATTTTCTGCTTGTTATCATCGCCGTTACGATTACGCCGCCAGATATTTTGTCCGACATTATCGTCATTGTACCCTTGTTCCTCTTATATGAAATCAGCATTACGATATCCAAATTTGTGTACCGTCATCAGCTTCGGGAGAAGCAGGAATTGTACTCCAGCACGACATAA
- the tatA gene encoding twin-arginine translocase TatA/TatE family subunit produces MPFGNIGIGGLVLILIIALIIFGPSKLPELGRAFGRTLSEFKGATRGLVNGEDESKQGEEETATKTATAAGK; encoded by the coding sequence ATGCCATTCGGCAATATCGGAATCGGTGGTTTAGTGCTTATTCTCATTATCGCGCTTATTATATTCGGACCTTCCAAGCTGCCCGAGCTGGGGCGCGCTTTCGGCAGAACGCTTAGTGAATTCAAGGGGGCTACTCGCGGTCTCGTGAACGGCGAAGACGAAAGCAAGCAAGGAGAAGAAGAAACGGCAACAAAAACGGCAACTGCGGCTGGAAAGTAA
- a CDS encoding alkaline phosphatase PhoX, which produces MDRKTFLSYLGTGAAALATASAGLGALTGKASAASGTADHLFGFGTNRVSGYFEPIEPTKADKLVLPKNFKYDVIAAFDDVINQAGEKFGSGCDYNAYFPIKGSNTRGLLVNNHEYSTIFSIGPVKDDKMTEDQLHKNLYYQGMSVIEVYRDEDGVWKMDTTSPYARRINGYTKFEVTGPAKGGSALGGATTVQGTFANCSGGVTLWNTVLSCEENFAHTAAASKLPDTHYGWVIEVDPFDKSYLKKHTALGRFNHENTAMGLAKDGRVVVYMGDDKKDACVYKFISNGKYDKLKGRGNSALLEDGTLYVANLKTGKWIPVTLEEVSKAIKDKPELQKKFKTQGDVVTYCQEAAILIGGTPTDRPEDIEISPFDNTVFICHTNNDSHGNIHGHITRFFELKDDLGALEFDFEIFAAGGRQSGFSSPDNLAFDSNGHLWVVTDISTSSQNKGVHKSFMNNGLFVIPTSGPDKAIALQFASGPVDSELTGPYFTPDEGTLFLSVQHPGETTTDLSKPTSRWPHRPGDSKARCAVVAISGFKLG; this is translated from the coding sequence ATGGATCGTAAAACGTTTTTATCCTATTTGGGTACAGGAGCTGCTGCCTTGGCTACGGCTTCGGCAGGTCTTGGTGCACTGACCGGTAAAGCTTCCGCTGCATCGGGGACGGCTGATCATTTATTCGGCTTCGGCACAAACCGGGTCAGCGGCTATTTCGAGCCGATTGAGCCTACCAAAGCAGACAAGCTGGTATTGCCCAAAAACTTTAAATACGACGTTATTGCGGCATTCGACGATGTGATTAACCAAGCAGGAGAGAAATTCGGCTCAGGCTGCGATTACAACGCATATTTCCCAATCAAGGGATCTAACACACGGGGACTTCTTGTCAATAATCACGAATACAGCACCATTTTCTCCATTGGTCCTGTGAAGGATGACAAGATGACGGAGGATCAGCTCCACAAGAACCTGTACTACCAAGGTATGTCTGTCATTGAGGTGTACAGAGATGAGGATGGCGTATGGAAGATGGACACGACTTCTCCATATGCACGCCGCATCAACGGCTATACCAAATTCGAAGTGACAGGTCCTGCTAAAGGCGGTTCTGCGCTTGGCGGCGCCACAACGGTGCAGGGCACGTTCGCGAACTGCTCGGGCGGCGTGACGCTGTGGAACACGGTTCTATCCTGTGAAGAAAACTTCGCGCATACGGCAGCCGCTTCCAAGCTTCCGGACACGCATTACGGCTGGGTCATCGAGGTAGATCCGTTCGACAAATCGTATTTGAAGAAGCATACGGCGCTGGGCCGCTTCAATCACGAGAATACGGCGATGGGACTTGCCAAAGACGGCCGCGTTGTGGTCTATATGGGTGACGACAAGAAGGACGCATGCGTCTACAAGTTCATCAGCAATGGCAAATACGACAAGCTGAAGGGCCGCGGCAACTCCGCGCTGCTTGAGGACGGTACGCTATATGTGGCCAATCTGAAGACTGGCAAATGGATCCCGGTTACGCTGGAGGAAGTGTCGAAGGCGATTAAGGACAAGCCTGAGCTGCAGAAGAAATTCAAAACGCAGGGCGACGTCGTCACTTATTGCCAGGAAGCAGCTATACTCATTGGCGGAACGCCGACCGACCGTCCGGAGGATATCGAAATCTCGCCGTTCGACAATACGGTGTTCATCTGCCATACGAACAATGACAGCCATGGCAACATTCACGGCCATATTACACGCTTCTTCGAATTGAAAGACGATTTGGGCGCGCTTGAATTCGATTTCGAAATTTTTGCAGCAGGCGGCCGTCAATCGGGCTTCAGCTCTCCGGATAACCTAGCGTTCGACTCGAACGGACATCTGTGGGTCGTTACGGACATTTCGACCAGCAGCCAAAATAAAGGCGTTCACAAATCGTTTATGAACAATGGTCTATTCGTTATCCCGACAAGCGGACCGGATAAGGCTATTGCCCTGCAGTTCGCCTCTGGACCGGTGGACAGCGAGCTGACGGGACCGTACTTCACGCCGGACGAGGGAACGCTGTTCCTCTCGGTTCAGCATCCGGGCGAGACGACGACAGACCTGAGCAAGCCAACGAGCAGATGGCCGCACCGTCCAGGCGACAGCAAGGCGCGCTGCGCAGTCGTAGCCATCAGCGGCTTTAAATTGGGTTAA
- a CDS encoding Gfo/Idh/MocA family oxidoreductase gives MDKIKAGIIGTGNISGIYFDNGSKFDAMQVVACADLDVERAKARGEQYGVKGCSVDELLADPDIDMIINLTIPQAHASVNLRALEAGKHVYVEKPFAVTREEAQEVLALAAQKGLYVGSAPDTFLGGGIQTCIKLIEDGWIGTPIGATSFMLGGGHESWHPAPEFYYQVGGGPMFDMGPYYLTALVAMLGPMTRVTGSARISYPERTITSQPKAGQKIQVEVPTHIAGVMDFASGVIGTILTSFDAKGGTVLPRIEVYGSHGTLQVPDPNTFGGEIRVCRAGQKEWSTIPFTHGYTENARGVGAADMAKAIQTGRKHRANGELAYHVLEAMHGIHDASEGGVHYIMKSTCERPAPLPLGLRPFCLD, from the coding sequence GTGGACAAAATTAAAGCGGGTATTATCGGGACGGGCAATATTAGCGGTATTTATTTCGATAACGGCAGCAAATTCGACGCGATGCAGGTTGTGGCATGCGCCGATCTCGATGTAGAACGGGCAAAGGCGCGCGGCGAGCAATATGGCGTGAAGGGCTGCTCGGTCGACGAGTTGCTGGCTGATCCGGACATTGACATGATTATTAACCTGACGATTCCGCAAGCGCATGCGTCGGTGAACCTGCGCGCGCTGGAGGCCGGGAAGCACGTGTATGTCGAGAAGCCGTTTGCGGTGACTCGCGAGGAAGCGCAGGAGGTGCTGGCGCTGGCGGCCCAGAAAGGGCTCTATGTAGGCAGCGCCCCGGATACGTTCCTGGGCGGCGGCATTCAGACGTGTATCAAGCTGATTGAGGACGGCTGGATCGGCACGCCAATTGGCGCGACGTCATTCATGCTGGGCGGCGGACATGAGAGCTGGCATCCGGCGCCGGAATTTTATTATCAAGTGGGCGGCGGACCGATGTTCGACATGGGACCTTATTACTTGACTGCGCTTGTGGCGATGCTGGGGCCGATGACTCGCGTGACGGGCTCTGCGCGAATCTCCTACCCTGAGCGCACCATTACAAGCCAGCCGAAGGCCGGCCAGAAGATCCAGGTTGAAGTTCCGACGCACATCGCAGGGGTGATGGACTTTGCTTCCGGCGTCATCGGCACCATTCTGACAAGCTTCGATGCGAAGGGCGGCACTGTGCTGCCGCGCATTGAGGTGTATGGCAGCCACGGCACGCTGCAAGTGCCGGATCCCAACACCTTCGGCGGAGAAATTCGTGTATGCCGTGCTGGACAGAAGGAATGGTCGACGATTCCGTTTACCCACGGCTATACGGAGAATGCGAGGGGCGTTGGTGCGGCAGATATGGCGAAGGCGATTCAGACGGGGCGTAAGCACCGGGCGAACGGCGAGCTCGCCTACCATGTGCTGGAGGCGATGCACGGCATCCATGACGCGTCCGAGGGGGGCGTCCATTACATCATGAAGAGCACTTGCGAGCGTCCGGCTCCATTGCCGCTGGGGCTCCGCCCGTTCTGCCTGGACTAG